AGAGGGTGTGTAAGACATGGAAAGAATATTTGCATCAAGATCATTCAGCCAATATAGAAACATTCGCTATAATGAGTCAATTAGTAAGAGCATACAAGCTAGTAAAGGAGTATACAAAGCTAGCCACAAAACAACGGTATTCCTATCGCATAAACATAGCGATTTAGAAGATATGGAAGATATAATTGGTTTCTTAACACTAGAATACGGTGTTGATGTATATATTGATAGCAATGACACTTCAATGCCAACAATAACATCTAAAAAGACAGCATCAAAGTTGAAAAACAGAATAGAACAATGTGATAAGTTTATTCTGTTGGCTACTAATGGGGCTATTGAATCTAAATGGTGTAATTGGGAATTAGGTTTTGGTGATGCCCACAAATATAGAGATGACATTGCACTATTTCCAATTAAACCTAAGTATACGACAGATTTTGAGTATGCAGGGAGTGAGTATTTATCAATTTATCCTTGCATCACCAAGCTTGATGGCACCGATCAAGATACAGATGGAAGACGTATAAAAGCAGGATATTATGTACGCACAGAGTTAGGCAATAGAATTAACATTGTGCCATTATCTGAATGGTTCGATAAATAAAAAGGTGGTATGTGATGAGCGAGGAAAAAATAAGACACTTAGAATTTATACAATCTTGTATTGCGCGAATGGGGCAAAACTCGTTTCAAATGAAAGGGTGGGCGTTAACGGTTGTTACTGCGTTATTAGCTTTGTTTGCGGCAAGCATTGGTGAGAATTGTAACGGCAACTCATGGTTTGTGTTAATTGGAATACCGCCTACTTTGATTTTTTGGTGTTTTGATTCCTATTACTTACAGCAAGAACGCAAATTTCGTGGTGTTTATAATGACGTAGCCGGTTTGACAGACGAGTCAAAACGGATAGATATAAAAACCTTTGAAATGCCATTGCAGAAATATAGCAAAGGTGATTATTCGTTTTTTAATGTGGCTTGGTCAAGGACAGTATGGCCATTGTATTTGCCAATTATTGTTGCATTAGCTACTCTTGGATTTTTAATAAAGTGTCAAATGTTATAAAACAAAAAGGAGAATTAGCATGGCTAACAGACAAGTATTTTTCAGTTTCCATTACCGTGAGGACAATTGGAGAGCAAGTCAAGTAAGAAATATGGGGAAAGTAAGCGACAGTTCTACATTTTCTGACA
The sequence above is a segment of the Oscillospiraceae bacterium genome. Coding sequences within it:
- a CDS encoding toll/interleukin-1 receptor domain-containing protein is translated as MERIFASRSFSQYRNIRYNESISKSIQASKGVYKASHKTTVFLSHKHSDLEDMEDIIGFLTLEYGVDVYIDSNDTSMPTITSKKTASKLKNRIEQCDKFILLATNGAIESKWCNWELGFGDAHKYRDDIALFPIKPKYTTDFEYAGSEYLSIYPCITKLDGTDQDTDGRRIKAGYYVRTELGNRINIVPLSEWFDK